The Tripterygium wilfordii isolate XIE 37 chromosome 4, ASM1340144v1, whole genome shotgun sequence genome has a window encoding:
- the LOC119995928 gene encoding oxysterol-binding protein-related protein 4C-like isoform X2: MCVVQVGEGKEQQQPEREVVLTKPLSLDIGESEGDYKAPNLLRRVLSLFKNLRPGSDLTHFQLPPVFNFPKSQLQCFGESLYCVNKDLLSGCNQEKNPLNRFLCVVGWSICTSTRPVIFGLAPYNPVLGETHHVSRGSLNVLLEQVSHHPPVSALYATDEKENVETIWCQNPVPKFQGASVETVVHGKRQLKLVSKGETYVMNSPNLFIRFLPIPGVDWVGNVKIHCKETGLEADLCYKTDSFLGLRGKPRYIKGKIYDFSTSKILYEIEGQWDRTVTAKDVNNGKCTVIYNAKEIISGLKTPTTKDSQEVWPSESAVVWSEVSQGILSKDWEKAREAKKTVEEKQRELLRERASRGETWVPKHFTVTYTKEGGWDCSPIQNSVPPAPISVPL; encoded by the exons ATGTGCGTAGTGCAGGTGGGAGAAGGCAAGGAGCAGCAGCAGCCAGAGAGGGAAGTTGTGCTTACAAAGCCATTATCATTAGATATTGGGGAGTCAGAAGGTGATTATAAAGCTCCTAATCTTCTTCGACGCGTATTAAGTCTCTTTAAAAACTTACGCCCAGGATCAGATCTCACTCACTTTCAG CTGCCACCAGTTTTCAACTTTCCCAAGTCCCAGCTCCAGTGTTTTGGGGAATCATTGTATTGTGTTAATAAAGACCTCTTGAGTGGGTGCAACCAAGAGAAGAACCCCTTGAACAGATTTCTGTGTGTTGTGGGATGGAGTATATGCACCAGTACACGCCCTGTTATCTTCGGTCTTGCTCCTTACAACCCTGTTCTTGGAGAGACTCACCATGTCTCAAGAGGGAGTCTCAATGTTCTACTTGAACAG GTTTCTCATCACCCACCAGTGTCTGCTCTTTATGCGACTGATGAAAAGGAAAATGTCGAAACGATTTGGTGTCAAAACCCTGTTCCCAAATTTCAAG GTGCTTCCGTGGAAACTGTGGTGCATGGCAAACGACAACTGAAGCTCGTAAGTAAAGGAGAAACTTATGTGATGAACTCACCAAATCTCTTCATCAGATTTCTTCCGATACCTGGTGTTGATTGGGTTGGCAATGTTAAAATTCATTGCAAGGAGACTGGCCTTGAAGCAGATTTATGCTATAAAACAGATTCCTTTTTAGGCCTCAGAGGAAAGCCGCGATATATTAAAGGGAAGATCTATGATTTCTCAACTTCTAAGATTCTTTATGAGATTGAGGGACAATGGGACAG AACTGTAACAGCAAAGGATGTTAATAATGGGAAATGTACAGTGATATACAATGCAAAAGAAATCATTTCTGGCCTTAAAACACCTACTACAAAGGATTCACAG gAGGTGTGGCCAAGTGAATCAGCAGTAGTTTGGAGTGAGGTGAGCCAAGGTATATTGAGCAAAGACTGGGAGAAAGCAAGAGAAGCAAAGAAAACCGTCGAGGAGAAACAGAGGGAGCTCTTAAGAGAAAGAGCCTCAAGGGGAGAAACTTGGGTTCCCAAGCACTTCACTGTGACTTATACTAAGGAAGGTGGTTGGGACTGTTCGCCAATTCAAAATTCCGTCCCACCGGCGCCCATTTCTGTGCCTCTATGA
- the LOC119995928 gene encoding oxysterol-binding protein-related protein 4C-like isoform X1: MQMHIRLSPSPSPFPFPFPSLRSPSPFLSLRFIYVSESLLQRTSLPSLSAGAQIFRNLHLRLWRAAAPPPQMVGEGKEQQQPEREVVLTKPLSLDIGESEGDYKAPNLLRRVLSLFKNLRPGSDLTHFQLPPVFNFPKSQLQCFGESLYCVNKDLLSGCNQEKNPLNRFLCVVGWSICTSTRPVIFGLAPYNPVLGETHHVSRGSLNVLLEQVSHHPPVSALYATDEKENVETIWCQNPVPKFQGASVETVVHGKRQLKLVSKGETYVMNSPNLFIRFLPIPGVDWVGNVKIHCKETGLEADLCYKTDSFLGLRGKPRYIKGKIYDFSTSKILYEIEGQWDRTVTAKDVNNGKCTVIYNAKEIISGLKTPTTKDSQEVWPSESAVVWSEVSQGILSKDWEKAREAKKTVEEKQRELLRERASRGETWVPKHFTVTYTKEGGWDCSPIQNSVPPAPISVPL, encoded by the exons ATGCAAATGCACATAAGACTCTCTCCGTCTCCCTCtccctttccctttccctttccctCCCTCAGGTCTCCCTCTCCCTTTCTCTCCCTCAGGTTTATATATGTAAGTGAATCTCTCTTGCAACGTacatctcttccttctctctctgCCGGAGCTCAAATCTTTCGAAACCTCCATCTCCGGTTGTGGAGAGCGGCTGCACCGCCTCCTCAAATG GTGGGAGAAGGCAAGGAGCAGCAGCAGCCAGAGAGGGAAGTTGTGCTTACAAAGCCATTATCATTAGATATTGGGGAGTCAGAAGGTGATTATAAAGCTCCTAATCTTCTTCGACGCGTATTAAGTCTCTTTAAAAACTTACGCCCAGGATCAGATCTCACTCACTTTCAG CTGCCACCAGTTTTCAACTTTCCCAAGTCCCAGCTCCAGTGTTTTGGGGAATCATTGTATTGTGTTAATAAAGACCTCTTGAGTGGGTGCAACCAAGAGAAGAACCCCTTGAACAGATTTCTGTGTGTTGTGGGATGGAGTATATGCACCAGTACACGCCCTGTTATCTTCGGTCTTGCTCCTTACAACCCTGTTCTTGGAGAGACTCACCATGTCTCAAGAGGGAGTCTCAATGTTCTACTTGAACAG GTTTCTCATCACCCACCAGTGTCTGCTCTTTATGCGACTGATGAAAAGGAAAATGTCGAAACGATTTGGTGTCAAAACCCTGTTCCCAAATTTCAAG GTGCTTCCGTGGAAACTGTGGTGCATGGCAAACGACAACTGAAGCTCGTAAGTAAAGGAGAAACTTATGTGATGAACTCACCAAATCTCTTCATCAGATTTCTTCCGATACCTGGTGTTGATTGGGTTGGCAATGTTAAAATTCATTGCAAGGAGACTGGCCTTGAAGCAGATTTATGCTATAAAACAGATTCCTTTTTAGGCCTCAGAGGAAAGCCGCGATATATTAAAGGGAAGATCTATGATTTCTCAACTTCTAAGATTCTTTATGAGATTGAGGGACAATGGGACAG AACTGTAACAGCAAAGGATGTTAATAATGGGAAATGTACAGTGATATACAATGCAAAAGAAATCATTTCTGGCCTTAAAACACCTACTACAAAGGATTCACAG gAGGTGTGGCCAAGTGAATCAGCAGTAGTTTGGAGTGAGGTGAGCCAAGGTATATTGAGCAAAGACTGGGAGAAAGCAAGAGAAGCAAAGAAAACCGTCGAGGAGAAACAGAGGGAGCTCTTAAGAGAAAGAGCCTCAAGGGGAGAAACTTGGGTTCCCAAGCACTTCACTGTGACTTATACTAAGGAAGGTGGTTGGGACTGTTCGCCAATTCAAAATTCCGTCCCACCGGCGCCCATTTCTGTGCCTCTATGA
- the LOC119995928 gene encoding oxysterol-binding protein-related protein 4A-like isoform X3, producing the protein MQMHIRLSPSPSPFPFPFPSLRSPSPFLSLRFIYVSESLLQRTSLPSLSAGAQIFRNLHLRLWRAAAPPPQMVGEGKEQQQPEREVVLTKPLSLDIGESEGDYKAPNLLRRVLSLFKNLRPGSDLTHFQVSHHPPVSALYATDEKENVETIWCQNPVPKFQGASVETVVHGKRQLKLVSKGETYVMNSPNLFIRFLPIPGVDWVGNVKIHCKETGLEADLCYKTDSFLGLRGKPRYIKGKIYDFSTSKILYEIEGQWDRTVTAKDVNNGKCTVIYNAKEIISGLKTPTTKDSQEVWPSESAVVWSEVSQGILSKDWEKAREAKKTVEEKQRELLRERASRGETWVPKHFTVTYTKEGGWDCSPIQNSVPPAPISVPL; encoded by the exons ATGCAAATGCACATAAGACTCTCTCCGTCTCCCTCtccctttccctttccctttccctCCCTCAGGTCTCCCTCTCCCTTTCTCTCCCTCAGGTTTATATATGTAAGTGAATCTCTCTTGCAACGTacatctcttccttctctctctgCCGGAGCTCAAATCTTTCGAAACCTCCATCTCCGGTTGTGGAGAGCGGCTGCACCGCCTCCTCAAATG GTGGGAGAAGGCAAGGAGCAGCAGCAGCCAGAGAGGGAAGTTGTGCTTACAAAGCCATTATCATTAGATATTGGGGAGTCAGAAGGTGATTATAAAGCTCCTAATCTTCTTCGACGCGTATTAAGTCTCTTTAAAAACTTACGCCCAGGATCAGATCTCACTCACTTTCAG GTTTCTCATCACCCACCAGTGTCTGCTCTTTATGCGACTGATGAAAAGGAAAATGTCGAAACGATTTGGTGTCAAAACCCTGTTCCCAAATTTCAAG GTGCTTCCGTGGAAACTGTGGTGCATGGCAAACGACAACTGAAGCTCGTAAGTAAAGGAGAAACTTATGTGATGAACTCACCAAATCTCTTCATCAGATTTCTTCCGATACCTGGTGTTGATTGGGTTGGCAATGTTAAAATTCATTGCAAGGAGACTGGCCTTGAAGCAGATTTATGCTATAAAACAGATTCCTTTTTAGGCCTCAGAGGAAAGCCGCGATATATTAAAGGGAAGATCTATGATTTCTCAACTTCTAAGATTCTTTATGAGATTGAGGGACAATGGGACAG AACTGTAACAGCAAAGGATGTTAATAATGGGAAATGTACAGTGATATACAATGCAAAAGAAATCATTTCTGGCCTTAAAACACCTACTACAAAGGATTCACAG gAGGTGTGGCCAAGTGAATCAGCAGTAGTTTGGAGTGAGGTGAGCCAAGGTATATTGAGCAAAGACTGGGAGAAAGCAAGAGAAGCAAAGAAAACCGTCGAGGAGAAACAGAGGGAGCTCTTAAGAGAAAGAGCCTCAAGGGGAGAAACTTGGGTTCCCAAGCACTTCACTGTGACTTATACTAAGGAAGGTGGTTGGGACTGTTCGCCAATTCAAAATTCCGTCCCACCGGCGCCCATTTCTGTGCCTCTATGA